Part of the Nostoc sp. ATCC 53789 genome, GAAGGAAAAACGACCATTCAAGGATTACAGCACCTCGATCGCGGCTATGATCGGCTCGATATGAAGTTGCAGCAATTGGGAGCTAAAATCCTTCGTGTGGGCGAAACATCAGCAGATGCCGAAATCGCTCCCAGCATCAGTAGCCTCTCAAGTTGAAATTGATAGGTTGAATAAGAGGCAAGGGAGCAGGGGGACAAGGGAAACAAGGGGGAATTATTGAACAAATCCCTCTCTTGTCTCCCTTATCTCTACTTCCTGCCTCTTAGTTGAGACTTAGGCAAGAATGAGGGAGACAAGGTAAAATTTTCTCCCCGGCTCCCCTGTTCCCCCTGCCCACCCTGCTTAAATCGTTATACTAACTGTGGGTGGCTGGTTAAATAAACAGCCAGATTCCATAGTTGTGTTTTTTATAGCTTGTTGCACTATGTCTTTCTTCAAAACCCCTCTGATTGGTTTAAAAGCTGACTCATTTCGTCATCCATTAGACCTGGAAGCTACTAAAACGCTCAAGCAAATACCAGGCATAGATATGTTGGTGCGAAATTGGCTCGGGCCAATGGCAGAGCAGGTTTTCTATGTAGAAAATATTGCTTCCAGCATTCTGGTAGGTGAAAATCAACTGCCCGATTTATACAAGCTGTTGTTAGACGCTTGTGAAATTCTGGATATAGAGCCTCCCCAGTTATACGTCCGGCAACATCCGGCTCCCAACGCCTATACTTTTGCTGTGCGCGGTAAACAGCCCTTTGTGGTGATACACACATCCCTAATTGATATCCTCACCCCAGTGGAAATCCAGGCAGTAATTGCCCACGAGTTAGGACATCTCAAGTGTGACCATAGCGTTTACTTGACCCCTGTAAATTTACTAATATTAGCTGCGGCAATTGTGCCCAATGTCGGAACCTTCGTTGCTCAAGCGATACAGGCACAACTTTTAGAATGGGTACGCTGTGCTGAGTTTACCTGCGATCGCGCCGCATTACTAGCAACCCAAGATCCCAAAGTTGTCATGTCAGTGTTGATGAAGCTGGCGGGTGGTTCCCCAACTTTAGCGCCACAACTGAATCTCGATGCCTTTGTTGCCCAAGCCCGCGCTTATGATGACATTAGCAAGACCGAATTAGGCGAAATGGTCAAAACCGCTCGCACAGCCCAATTAACCCATCCAGTGCCCGTGTTGCGGGCGCGAGAAATTGACCGTTGGGCAAGCAGCACAGAATATCAATCTTTAATCCAAACTCATGGATTGAAGTCAACAAGTAATGAAGTTGCACCCAAAGGCGGCTGGCGAAACTGGTAGAGTTACTAATGATGCGATCGCACTGTGATGTAAAATACTGCTACAGCCCAAAAATCAGCTAATGACCAGGTTCCCTTACGACCAATTCGCCAAAGACTATCTTAAAGAATTGTTACAGCCATTGGGAGAAGTGGAAACCAGTCGGAAAGTTCCAGCCCAAATCCGAGAGATTGATGTTTATTTTGTACCTCCACCCCAATCCACAAAAAATCCAATAGAATTAGGGCTGTTAGGGAAATTTGCGGCTGAACCTGCATTAGTTGAACCATTTAGAAATGCGGCGACGATTGCGGAAATCCGCAGTTGTATAAATAAGCTATTTGATATCTTTGCTGAAGTAAAACGTCAGGCTAAAGGTGATAAAAGTCGTCTTGCAGAATCAGAATTACCACGTTTGTGGATTTTGTCACCCACAGCTTCTGAATCTATACTAGATGGTTTTAGAACTAACCTAGATCAGGAAAATTGGGGAATAGGAGTACATTTTTTAGGCGATTACTTTAGAACGGCAATTTTAGTAATTCACCAATTACCGTGTACAGAAGAAACACTATGGTTGAGAATTTTAGGTAAGGGAAGAGTCCAGCAACAAGCAATAGACGAACTAGAAGCACTTCCCCAAAATAATCCCTTACCTTCCAAAGCAATTGATTTATTATTGAATTTAAAGACTACCTTAGAATTCAATCAGAATATAGACGAAGAGGATAGAGTTTTAATTATGCGTTTATCACCTATTTACGAGCAAAAATTAGCAGAAGTTAAACAAGAAGGAATTCAAGCAGAACGTCGTAATGTTATAGAAAATTTGTTGCGAGTTCGCTTTGGTTCTTTAGATGCAGAACTAAAAGGAGTTACTGAAGCTTTATTGGCATTATCTCCAGAAGAGTTTACTCCTTTATTACTGCAACTATCCAAAGAAGAATTATTAGATAGATTCCTTTAAAAGAACTCAGTTAATAAATAAATCGTTCAATAAAAACTCGGATTAAAAAACATCCTATTGGTTAACCCACAGCCGCTACCATGACAGTTGTATCCAACGACCATCGCTTTCAACCCATAAATCTCTTTGAGTACGAAAAGCTAGCAAAAGAGCATCTGTCTCAAATGACCCTTGATTACTATAGCAGTGGTGCTTGGGACGAAATCACATTACGAGATAATTGTGCTGCCTTTGAGCGAGTCAAGTTAAGACCTCGGATATTAGTCGATGTTAGCGATCGCAATCTCACTACCTCTATTTTAGGACAACCCCTGCAACTACCTATATTAATTGCGCCAATGGCCTTTCAATGTCTAGCCCATCCAGACGGAGAAGTGGCCACAGCCCTAGCTGCCGCATCAGCTGGTGTGGGCATGGTATTAAGTACAATGGCCACAAAGAGCATTGAAGAAGTAGCGACTGCGTGTGATAAATTTCCAGATTCTCTGCGATGGTTCCAGCTTTACATCCATAAAGACAAGGGATTAACTCGTGCTTTAGTAGAAAAAGCTTATAAAGCAGGCTACAAAGCACTTTGCCTGACTGTAGATGCACCAGTTCTCGGACAACGCGAAAGAGATAGACGTAACGAGTTTGCCTTACCCACAGACTTACATCTGGCTAATCTCGCCACCATCTCAGGGCTAGATATTTCCCATGAAAAAGGCGAATCTGGATTATTTACCTATTTTGCCCAACAACTAAACCCAGCAGTAACTTGGGATGACTTGGAATGGTTGCAATCTTTATCTCCATTACCTTTAGTTATCAAAGGAGTTTTACGGGGAGATGATGCTGTGCGGGCTGTAGAATATGGGGCCCAAGCAATTGTTGTTTCCAATCATGGTGGCAGACAACTCGATGGTGCGATCGCTTCAATAGAAGCCCTAGTTGAAATCGTAGCAGCAGTGGATGGTAAAATAGAAGTACTGCTGGATGGAGGCATTCGCAGGGGTACAGACATTCTCAAAGCTCTGGCATTAGGAGCAAAAGCGGTACTAGTCGGACGACCTATTTTGTGGGGACTAGCAGTAGCAGGAGAAGTCGGTGTATCTCACGTCATCTCACTGCTACAAGATGAGCTCAATGTAGGGATGGCACTTAGCGGCTGTGCAAAACTAGATGATATTAACCCTAGTTTATTAGTCTTGCCACGCTTTTAAGCCTTAGATAATAGTTTAGACATTATTATTCCAGGAAAACTTTGATAATTAATTTTCAAACTTGTTACAAAATCGCTCATCTATAATATAATAGTTAAGTTGGATGTAAGGGCGGGTGGCGAAATTGGTAGACGCACCACACTCAAAATGTGGCGGCCTTGCGGTCATAGGAGTTCGATTCTCCTCCTGCCCACTATTAAACAAGTAAATAGAATAGAGAGGTTAAAAGTTCATGCGCCTGAAAAGATGGGAATCTCCCCGTAAAGAAGGTAGGAATGACAAAGGTAGAGGTGGCTCTGCAAGAAAGCGGCAACTCAAAAAGCAACGCCAAATGTTACTTCAAAAACTCAAAGAAGCTAACAAGCCAGACAATAACAAAAATAATCGAACAGGGGAAGATAAGCTTATCTTCCCTTTATTTTTTGGGCTTTTATCTCTTAAGCACATAATTACGTATCAAATTCGGCAGACTGAGTGTCTGGTATTTCGTTTTTCTATGTAAACTAATTACGTAAAAAATACTACCTAGTAATAAAGTTTCTACTAGGAATTTATCATAATTGTAATGCTTGCATGAACCAATCAAAAATTAATTATGAAGAAAGTATGAATTTTGTCAAGCAGCATCTAAAACCCCTAGCTTAAAACAGTAAGCTAGGACACAACACCAAATACTTATAATATTACCGATTAAGCTAAAAGCATACTAAAAAAGCAATTGCACCTCCATGTGTTAACTTCCAACGATGACACAAGCCTATAAAAAGTCAGGAGTCATCCAATCCGAATTATTCAATATTCGGAATGGTCTAAGCAATCTATGGATTTTTTTTCTTGGACATAGGAGTTATTGATGGTGGCAAGAGTGCTTCTACCTACTAAAAAAGTGCTTGATTTCCCTATTACTGCTTTACGTTTTGACGAGCAGATACAAACAATACTGAAGTGGGCGGGTAAGCGTGAGAGTAAAACTGTATACGTAGCTAATGTACACATGCTCATTGAAGCTCATTGGCATCCACAGTTTGCGACAGTATTACGAAATGCAGATATAGTTACTCCTGACGGTATGCCTCTTGTATGGATGATGCGAAAAATGGGGGCTATTTACCAAGACCGTGTGGCAGGGATGGATATTTTTTTAGCATTGTGTCAGCGAACTCAAACACAAAATCTCAGTATTTTCTTTTTAGGTTCCCAAACAGAAATTCTTTCTAGGATGCGAAAAAGGTTAGAGCAGGAATTTCCCCAAATGAAGATTGCGGCGATGGAACCTTTACCCTTTCGTCCCCTGACTGAAACTGAAGACGAAGCCTTGGTTCAAAAGATTAATTCTAGTGGTGCTAGCGCTGTCCTAGTATCTCTAGGATGTCCTAAGCAAGAAAATTGGATAGCTCAACATAAAGGTAAGATACAAGCTGTAATGATTGGACTGGGTGGAGTTTTCCCAGTTTATGCAGGAATTCACAAGCGGGCACCCCGCATAGTTAGAGACTTAGGACTTGAATGGCTGTATCGATGGATTCAAGAACCACGCCGACTTTGCGGTCGCTATGCTAAGACCATTCCACTATTTATATGGCTGGCTACCAAGCAACTACTATCATCAAGTCGGATTGCAGCAGTTTTTCTTCACGAGACTGGGGATTAAGGAAAAGGAAATAAGGCAAGATTGACTGGCGTGGAAAGAAATAATCTAGATACCCCTAGCTTTTATATTCAACGCTAGGTGTCTCAATGGTAAGCAGGAACTAGATGATAAGCCGTTCATAATCAAGTGAAGCAGATTTTGGATGCAAAGAGAATCGCGATCGCAATTCCTTTACCCTTTAAGTGAGTTCGACGATACAGCCAAGCATCAATTCAAGGGTTCACCCCAAAGCCATGAAAGAGTCTAAGTGTAAGCATTCCGACCAATCAATGTCCTGCCGTAAAAATCCTTTATCTGAAATAAACTATTAAAGTACTTGACACAAACCCAGGATTAACTGCTATATTAACTAGAGTAAAGTCGTTGGGGCGTAGCCAAGTGGTAAGGCAGCGGGTTTTGGTCCCGCCATCCCTAGGTTCGAATCCTAGCGCCCCAGTACATCTAAAGACAGGTTGTTACGCCTGTCTTTTAGAGTTTTTATTCAATTAGCTAGAAATTCA contains:
- a CDS encoding WecB/TagA/CpsF family glycosyltransferase, producing MVARVLLPTKKVLDFPITALRFDEQIQTILKWAGKRESKTVYVANVHMLIEAHWHPQFATVLRNADIVTPDGMPLVWMMRKMGAIYQDRVAGMDIFLALCQRTQTQNLSIFFLGSQTEILSRMRKRLEQEFPQMKIAAMEPLPFRPLTETEDEALVQKINSSGASAVLVSLGCPKQENWIAQHKGKIQAVMIGLGGVFPVYAGIHKRAPRIVRDLGLEWLYRWIQEPRRLCGRYAKTIPLFIWLATKQLLSSSRIAAVFLHETGD
- a CDS encoding M48 family metallopeptidase: MSFFKTPLIGLKADSFRHPLDLEATKTLKQIPGIDMLVRNWLGPMAEQVFYVENIASSILVGENQLPDLYKLLLDACEILDIEPPQLYVRQHPAPNAYTFAVRGKQPFVVIHTSLIDILTPVEIQAVIAHELGHLKCDHSVYLTPVNLLILAAAIVPNVGTFVAQAIQAQLLEWVRCAEFTCDRAALLATQDPKVVMSVLMKLAGGSPTLAPQLNLDAFVAQARAYDDISKTELGEMVKTARTAQLTHPVPVLRAREIDRWASSTEYQSLIQTHGLKSTSNEVAPKGGWRNW
- a CDS encoding alpha-hydroxy acid oxidase; amino-acid sequence: MTVVSNDHRFQPINLFEYEKLAKEHLSQMTLDYYSSGAWDEITLRDNCAAFERVKLRPRILVDVSDRNLTTSILGQPLQLPILIAPMAFQCLAHPDGEVATALAAASAGVGMVLSTMATKSIEEVATACDKFPDSLRWFQLYIHKDKGLTRALVEKAYKAGYKALCLTVDAPVLGQRERDRRNEFALPTDLHLANLATISGLDISHEKGESGLFTYFAQQLNPAVTWDDLEWLQSLSPLPLVIKGVLRGDDAVRAVEYGAQAIVVSNHGGRQLDGAIASIEALVEIVAAVDGKIEVLLDGGIRRGTDILKALALGAKAVLVGRPILWGLAVAGEVGVSHVISLLQDELNVGMALSGCAKLDDINPSLLVLPRF